In a genomic window of Melanotaenia boesemani isolate fMelBoe1 chromosome 1, fMelBoe1.pri, whole genome shotgun sequence:
- the fes gene encoding tyrosine-protein kinase Fes/Fps isoform X1, whose translation MGFGEDLQSPQAHAAVMRLLDSELHLMEAMKKWMGQRAKSEREFSVQLHHMTALVEKMDKPQSSAGVDYISQLNKSWGVLVSQTESLSQVMKRRSEDLLDGPISKLTLLIRDKQQLRKTYSEHWNHLRQELNKATHTELEKLKSSYRQAVKDTDQAKRKYQETSKDKDRDKNKERYIKATLKLHELHNEYVLSVRAAQVYHQHHYNQIQPALLSALQTLQQEMVLILKEILQEYFDISTLLHYEVVQIHRELSSALTAIDPDREYESFVHQNRSVGESPACGDFDCSLLEDTEHLKPSEIELNDLTLETIQHNSSPYTICLTSSIRLTAIEEELLNLARSLGSQQTSVEQLELELEEEKEGVKKGQRVYQFSKRHAMEQCRQQVALSQGIKAKLEVQRLILKEKLDQLGSREPPTALKLLDSDTVSLSSCTGNSVFFLQNHNPAPTKQLMDGLLNNLSGLFKPKPEVLPVLTPVQIMDRPLGQQDWYHGAIPRLEVQQLLRNDGDFLVRKSQEKQGYVLSVQWDGSCKHFLIQSTDNLYRLDGEGFHSITLLIHHLQSSGQPITKKSEVVLKKPILKDKWVLEHDDIILGPLIGRGNFGEVYRGNLRSDNTPVAVKSCKENLAPEHKSKFLMEARILKQYDHPNIVKLIGVCTQKQPIYIIMELIQGGDFLSFLRTEGHSLTPKVLVKMTENVAAGMEYLESKKCIHRDLAARNCLVAERNMVKISDFGMSRQQDDGVYSAEGGLRQIPVKWTAPEALNYGRYTTQSDVWSFGILLWETFSMGMTPYTSMTNQQTREEVEKGYRMSAPHGCPVEISRIMSSCWQYDPRNRPSFKKLRAELNAIYRKITR comes from the exons ATGGGTTTTGGGGAGGACCTGCAGTCTCCACAGGCGCATGCAGCAGTTATGCGGCTGCTGGACTCAGAGCTTCATCTGATGGAGGCCATGAAGAAGTGGATGGGTCAGCGAGCAAAGAGTGAGCGGGAATTTTCAGTGCAGCTACACCACATGACTGCTTTGGTGGAGAAGATGGACAAACCTCAAAGCAGTGCAGGAGTAGATTACATCAGTCAGCTGAACAAG TCCTGGGGAGTGCTGGTATCGCAGACAGAGTCCCTGAGTCAGGTGATGAAGAGGCGCTCTGAAGATCTGCTGGATGGTCCAATCAGCAAACTGACGCTGCTCATCAGAGACAAACAGCAGCTCCGCAAAACATACTCAGAGCACTGGAACCATCTGAGACAGGAACTCAACAAG GCAACTCACACAGAGTTGGAGAAGCTGAAGAGTAGCTACAGGCAGGCAGTGAAAGATACAGATCAGGCCAAGAGGAAGTACCAGGAGACCAGTAAAG ataAAGATAGAGACAAGAATAAAGAGCGTTACATAAAGGCTACACTGAAGCTCCATGAGCTCCATAATGAGTATGTCCTGTCTGTGCGAGCTGCTCAAGTTTATCATCAGCACCACTACAATCAGATCCAGCCTGCCTTGCTCAGCGCCCTGCAGACTCTGCAGCAGGAGATGGTGCTTATACT AAAGGAGATCCTGCAGGAGTACTTTGACATCTCAACCCTCCTACATTATGAAGTAGTGCAAATCCACAGGGAGTTGTCGTCAGCTCTAACAGCCATCGATCCTGACAGAGAATATGAGAGCTTTGTCCACCAGAACAG GTCAGTGGGAGAGAGTCCAGCTTGTGGAGATTTTGATTGTAGTCTCCTGGAGGACACTGAGCATCTAAAGCCCTCAGAAATTGAACTGAATGACCTCACGCtcgagacaatccagcacaa TTCCTCTCCTTACACGATTTGTCTAACTTCTTCTATCAGACTGACTGCAATTGAGGAAGAGCTACTGAACCTTGCACGTTCCCTGGGCTCTCAGCAGACTTCGGTCGAGCAGCTGGAGCTAGAgctggaggaagagaaggaaggGGTCAAAAAGGGCCAGAG gGTCTACCAGTTCAGCAAGAGACATGCAATGGAGCAGTGCAGACAGCAGGTTGCTCTGTCTCAGGGCATAAAAGCCAAGCTTGAGGTTCAGAGACTCATTCTGAAGGAGAAACTGGACCAGCTGGGGTCCAGAGAACCTCCCACTGCTCTAAAACTCTTGGACTCAGACACTGTTTCACTTTCATCTTGTACAGGAAAT TCTGTGTTTTTTCTCCAGAATCACAATCCTGCTCCAACCAAACAGCTCATGGACGGGCTTCTTAACAACCTGAGTGGCCTGTTTAAACCCAAACCTGAG GTTCTTCCTGTTCTCACCCCTGTGCAAATCATGGACCGTCCTCTGGGGCAGCAAGACTGGTACCACGGAGCCATTCCCAGACTGGAAGTCCAGCAGCTACTAAGAAATGATGGAGACTTTTTGGTGAGGAAGAGTCAAGAGAAACAGGGTTATGTGCTCTCTGTACAATGGGATGGATCCTGCAAACATTTCCTCATCCAGAGCACAGAT AATTTGTACCGTCTGGATGGAGAAGGCTTCCACAGCATCACGCTGCTGATCCATCATCTACAGTCGTCAGGACAACCTATCACCAAGAAGTCAGAGGTTGTTCTAAAGAAACCTATACTGAAG GACAAATGGGTCCTGGAACATGACGACATTATCCTGGGACCTCTCATTGGACGG GGTAACTTTGGAGAGGTGTACAGGGGTAATTTACGCTCTGATAACACGCCTGTAGCTGTAAAATCCTGTAAAGAAAACTTGGCCCCGGAGCACAAGAGTAAGTTCCTGATGGAAGCCAG GATCCTGAAGCAGTATGATCATCCTAACATTGTAAAGCTGATTGGAGTGtgcacacagaaacagcccattTACATCATCATGGAGTTAATTCAAG GTGGtgattttctctccttcttgCGCACCGAGGGTCACAGTCTGACACCCAAGGTGTTGgtcaaaatgactgaaaatgtaGCAGCGGGCATGGAGTACTTGGAGAGCAAGAAGTGTATCCACAG GGACCTTGCAGCAAGAAACTGTTTGGTTGCAGAGCGCAATATGGTGAAGATCAGTGACTTTGGGATGTCCCGTCAGCAAGATGATGGTGTCTACTCTGCAGAGGGCGGCCTTAGACAGATTCCTGTCAAATGGACGGCTCCTGAAGCTTTGAACTATG GCCGTTATACCACACAGAGTGACGTCTGGAGCTTTGGGATCTTACTGTGGGAAACTTTCTCTATGGGAATGACGCCCTACACAAGCATGACCAACCAACAGACACGAGAAGAGGtggaaaaag GATACCGCATGTCTGCTCCTCATGGCTGCCCAGTGGAAATCTCCAGGATCATGAGCAGCTGCTGGCAGTACGACCCCAGAAACAGACCATCTTTCAAGAAACTTCGTGCTGAGCTCAATGCCATATACAGAAAAATTACCAGATGA
- the fes gene encoding tyrosine-protein kinase Fes/Fps isoform X2 encodes MGFGEDLQSPQAHAAVMRLLDSELHLMEAMKKWMGQRAKSEREFSVQLHHMTALVEKMDKPQSSAGVDYISQLNKSWGVLVSQTESLSQVMKRRSEDLLDGPISKLTLLIRDKQQLRKTYSEHWNHLRQELNKATHTELEKLKSSYRQAVKDTDQAKRKYQETSKDKDRDKNKERYIKATLKLHELHNEYVLSVRAAQVYHQHHYNQIQPALLSALQTLQQEMVLILKEILQEYFDISTLLHYEVVQIHRELSSALTAIDPDREYESFVHQNRSVGESPACGDFDCSLLEDTEHLKPSEIELNDLTLETIQHNSSPYTICLTSSIRLTAIEEELLNLARSLGSQQTSVEQLELELEEEKEGVKKGQRVYQFSKRHAMEQCRQQVALSQGIKAKLEVQRLILKEKLDQLGSREPPTALKLLDSDTVSLSSCTGNNHNPAPTKQLMDGLLNNLSGLFKPKPEVLPVLTPVQIMDRPLGQQDWYHGAIPRLEVQQLLRNDGDFLVRKSQEKQGYVLSVQWDGSCKHFLIQSTDNLYRLDGEGFHSITLLIHHLQSSGQPITKKSEVVLKKPILKDKWVLEHDDIILGPLIGRGNFGEVYRGNLRSDNTPVAVKSCKENLAPEHKSKFLMEARILKQYDHPNIVKLIGVCTQKQPIYIIMELIQGGDFLSFLRTEGHSLTPKVLVKMTENVAAGMEYLESKKCIHRDLAARNCLVAERNMVKISDFGMSRQQDDGVYSAEGGLRQIPVKWTAPEALNYGRYTTQSDVWSFGILLWETFSMGMTPYTSMTNQQTREEVEKGYRMSAPHGCPVEISRIMSSCWQYDPRNRPSFKKLRAELNAIYRKITR; translated from the exons ATGGGTTTTGGGGAGGACCTGCAGTCTCCACAGGCGCATGCAGCAGTTATGCGGCTGCTGGACTCAGAGCTTCATCTGATGGAGGCCATGAAGAAGTGGATGGGTCAGCGAGCAAAGAGTGAGCGGGAATTTTCAGTGCAGCTACACCACATGACTGCTTTGGTGGAGAAGATGGACAAACCTCAAAGCAGTGCAGGAGTAGATTACATCAGTCAGCTGAACAAG TCCTGGGGAGTGCTGGTATCGCAGACAGAGTCCCTGAGTCAGGTGATGAAGAGGCGCTCTGAAGATCTGCTGGATGGTCCAATCAGCAAACTGACGCTGCTCATCAGAGACAAACAGCAGCTCCGCAAAACATACTCAGAGCACTGGAACCATCTGAGACAGGAACTCAACAAG GCAACTCACACAGAGTTGGAGAAGCTGAAGAGTAGCTACAGGCAGGCAGTGAAAGATACAGATCAGGCCAAGAGGAAGTACCAGGAGACCAGTAAAG ataAAGATAGAGACAAGAATAAAGAGCGTTACATAAAGGCTACACTGAAGCTCCATGAGCTCCATAATGAGTATGTCCTGTCTGTGCGAGCTGCTCAAGTTTATCATCAGCACCACTACAATCAGATCCAGCCTGCCTTGCTCAGCGCCCTGCAGACTCTGCAGCAGGAGATGGTGCTTATACT AAAGGAGATCCTGCAGGAGTACTTTGACATCTCAACCCTCCTACATTATGAAGTAGTGCAAATCCACAGGGAGTTGTCGTCAGCTCTAACAGCCATCGATCCTGACAGAGAATATGAGAGCTTTGTCCACCAGAACAG GTCAGTGGGAGAGAGTCCAGCTTGTGGAGATTTTGATTGTAGTCTCCTGGAGGACACTGAGCATCTAAAGCCCTCAGAAATTGAACTGAATGACCTCACGCtcgagacaatccagcacaa TTCCTCTCCTTACACGATTTGTCTAACTTCTTCTATCAGACTGACTGCAATTGAGGAAGAGCTACTGAACCTTGCACGTTCCCTGGGCTCTCAGCAGACTTCGGTCGAGCAGCTGGAGCTAGAgctggaggaagagaaggaaggGGTCAAAAAGGGCCAGAG gGTCTACCAGTTCAGCAAGAGACATGCAATGGAGCAGTGCAGACAGCAGGTTGCTCTGTCTCAGGGCATAAAAGCCAAGCTTGAGGTTCAGAGACTCATTCTGAAGGAGAAACTGGACCAGCTGGGGTCCAGAGAACCTCCCACTGCTCTAAAACTCTTGGACTCAGACACTGTTTCACTTTCATCTTGTACAGGAAAT AATCACAATCCTGCTCCAACCAAACAGCTCATGGACGGGCTTCTTAACAACCTGAGTGGCCTGTTTAAACCCAAACCTGAG GTTCTTCCTGTTCTCACCCCTGTGCAAATCATGGACCGTCCTCTGGGGCAGCAAGACTGGTACCACGGAGCCATTCCCAGACTGGAAGTCCAGCAGCTACTAAGAAATGATGGAGACTTTTTGGTGAGGAAGAGTCAAGAGAAACAGGGTTATGTGCTCTCTGTACAATGGGATGGATCCTGCAAACATTTCCTCATCCAGAGCACAGAT AATTTGTACCGTCTGGATGGAGAAGGCTTCCACAGCATCACGCTGCTGATCCATCATCTACAGTCGTCAGGACAACCTATCACCAAGAAGTCAGAGGTTGTTCTAAAGAAACCTATACTGAAG GACAAATGGGTCCTGGAACATGACGACATTATCCTGGGACCTCTCATTGGACGG GGTAACTTTGGAGAGGTGTACAGGGGTAATTTACGCTCTGATAACACGCCTGTAGCTGTAAAATCCTGTAAAGAAAACTTGGCCCCGGAGCACAAGAGTAAGTTCCTGATGGAAGCCAG GATCCTGAAGCAGTATGATCATCCTAACATTGTAAAGCTGATTGGAGTGtgcacacagaaacagcccattTACATCATCATGGAGTTAATTCAAG GTGGtgattttctctccttcttgCGCACCGAGGGTCACAGTCTGACACCCAAGGTGTTGgtcaaaatgactgaaaatgtaGCAGCGGGCATGGAGTACTTGGAGAGCAAGAAGTGTATCCACAG GGACCTTGCAGCAAGAAACTGTTTGGTTGCAGAGCGCAATATGGTGAAGATCAGTGACTTTGGGATGTCCCGTCAGCAAGATGATGGTGTCTACTCTGCAGAGGGCGGCCTTAGACAGATTCCTGTCAAATGGACGGCTCCTGAAGCTTTGAACTATG GCCGTTATACCACACAGAGTGACGTCTGGAGCTTTGGGATCTTACTGTGGGAAACTTTCTCTATGGGAATGACGCCCTACACAAGCATGACCAACCAACAGACACGAGAAGAGGtggaaaaag GATACCGCATGTCTGCTCCTCATGGCTGCCCAGTGGAAATCTCCAGGATCATGAGCAGCTGCTGGCAGTACGACCCCAGAAACAGACCATCTTTCAAGAAACTTCGTGCTGAGCTCAATGCCATATACAGAAAAATTACCAGATGA
- the fes gene encoding tyrosine-protein kinase Fes/Fps isoform X3, with amino-acid sequence MGFGEDLQSPQAHAAVMRLLDSELHLMEAMKKWMGQRAKSEREFSVQLHHMTALVEKMDKPQSSAGVDYISQLNKSWGVLVSQTESLSQVMKRRSEDLLDGPISKLTLLIRDKQQLRKTYSEHWNHLRQELNKATHTELEKLKSSYRQAVKDTDQAKRKYQETSKDKDRDKNKERYIKATLKLHELHNEYVLSVRAAQVYHQHHYNQIQPALLSALQTLQQEMVLILKEILQEYFDISTLLHYEVVQIHRELSSALTAIDPDREYESFVHQNRSVGESPACGDFDCSLLEDTEHLKPSEIELNDLTLETIQHKLTAIEEELLNLARSLGSQQTSVEQLELELEEEKEGVKKGQRVYQFSKRHAMEQCRQQVALSQGIKAKLEVQRLILKEKLDQLGSREPPTALKLLDSDTVSLSSCTGNSVFFLQNHNPAPTKQLMDGLLNNLSGLFKPKPEVLPVLTPVQIMDRPLGQQDWYHGAIPRLEVQQLLRNDGDFLVRKSQEKQGYVLSVQWDGSCKHFLIQSTDNLYRLDGEGFHSITLLIHHLQSSGQPITKKSEVVLKKPILKDKWVLEHDDIILGPLIGRGNFGEVYRGNLRSDNTPVAVKSCKENLAPEHKSKFLMEARILKQYDHPNIVKLIGVCTQKQPIYIIMELIQGGDFLSFLRTEGHSLTPKVLVKMTENVAAGMEYLESKKCIHRDLAARNCLVAERNMVKISDFGMSRQQDDGVYSAEGGLRQIPVKWTAPEALNYGRYTTQSDVWSFGILLWETFSMGMTPYTSMTNQQTREEVEKGYRMSAPHGCPVEISRIMSSCWQYDPRNRPSFKKLRAELNAIYRKITR; translated from the exons ATGGGTTTTGGGGAGGACCTGCAGTCTCCACAGGCGCATGCAGCAGTTATGCGGCTGCTGGACTCAGAGCTTCATCTGATGGAGGCCATGAAGAAGTGGATGGGTCAGCGAGCAAAGAGTGAGCGGGAATTTTCAGTGCAGCTACACCACATGACTGCTTTGGTGGAGAAGATGGACAAACCTCAAAGCAGTGCAGGAGTAGATTACATCAGTCAGCTGAACAAG TCCTGGGGAGTGCTGGTATCGCAGACAGAGTCCCTGAGTCAGGTGATGAAGAGGCGCTCTGAAGATCTGCTGGATGGTCCAATCAGCAAACTGACGCTGCTCATCAGAGACAAACAGCAGCTCCGCAAAACATACTCAGAGCACTGGAACCATCTGAGACAGGAACTCAACAAG GCAACTCACACAGAGTTGGAGAAGCTGAAGAGTAGCTACAGGCAGGCAGTGAAAGATACAGATCAGGCCAAGAGGAAGTACCAGGAGACCAGTAAAG ataAAGATAGAGACAAGAATAAAGAGCGTTACATAAAGGCTACACTGAAGCTCCATGAGCTCCATAATGAGTATGTCCTGTCTGTGCGAGCTGCTCAAGTTTATCATCAGCACCACTACAATCAGATCCAGCCTGCCTTGCTCAGCGCCCTGCAGACTCTGCAGCAGGAGATGGTGCTTATACT AAAGGAGATCCTGCAGGAGTACTTTGACATCTCAACCCTCCTACATTATGAAGTAGTGCAAATCCACAGGGAGTTGTCGTCAGCTCTAACAGCCATCGATCCTGACAGAGAATATGAGAGCTTTGTCCACCAGAACAG GTCAGTGGGAGAGAGTCCAGCTTGTGGAGATTTTGATTGTAGTCTCCTGGAGGACACTGAGCATCTAAAGCCCTCAGAAATTGAACTGAATGACCTCACGCtcgagacaatccagcacaa ACTGACTGCAATTGAGGAAGAGCTACTGAACCTTGCACGTTCCCTGGGCTCTCAGCAGACTTCGGTCGAGCAGCTGGAGCTAGAgctggaggaagagaaggaaggGGTCAAAAAGGGCCAGAG gGTCTACCAGTTCAGCAAGAGACATGCAATGGAGCAGTGCAGACAGCAGGTTGCTCTGTCTCAGGGCATAAAAGCCAAGCTTGAGGTTCAGAGACTCATTCTGAAGGAGAAACTGGACCAGCTGGGGTCCAGAGAACCTCCCACTGCTCTAAAACTCTTGGACTCAGACACTGTTTCACTTTCATCTTGTACAGGAAAT TCTGTGTTTTTTCTCCAGAATCACAATCCTGCTCCAACCAAACAGCTCATGGACGGGCTTCTTAACAACCTGAGTGGCCTGTTTAAACCCAAACCTGAG GTTCTTCCTGTTCTCACCCCTGTGCAAATCATGGACCGTCCTCTGGGGCAGCAAGACTGGTACCACGGAGCCATTCCCAGACTGGAAGTCCAGCAGCTACTAAGAAATGATGGAGACTTTTTGGTGAGGAAGAGTCAAGAGAAACAGGGTTATGTGCTCTCTGTACAATGGGATGGATCCTGCAAACATTTCCTCATCCAGAGCACAGAT AATTTGTACCGTCTGGATGGAGAAGGCTTCCACAGCATCACGCTGCTGATCCATCATCTACAGTCGTCAGGACAACCTATCACCAAGAAGTCAGAGGTTGTTCTAAAGAAACCTATACTGAAG GACAAATGGGTCCTGGAACATGACGACATTATCCTGGGACCTCTCATTGGACGG GGTAACTTTGGAGAGGTGTACAGGGGTAATTTACGCTCTGATAACACGCCTGTAGCTGTAAAATCCTGTAAAGAAAACTTGGCCCCGGAGCACAAGAGTAAGTTCCTGATGGAAGCCAG GATCCTGAAGCAGTATGATCATCCTAACATTGTAAAGCTGATTGGAGTGtgcacacagaaacagcccattTACATCATCATGGAGTTAATTCAAG GTGGtgattttctctccttcttgCGCACCGAGGGTCACAGTCTGACACCCAAGGTGTTGgtcaaaatgactgaaaatgtaGCAGCGGGCATGGAGTACTTGGAGAGCAAGAAGTGTATCCACAG GGACCTTGCAGCAAGAAACTGTTTGGTTGCAGAGCGCAATATGGTGAAGATCAGTGACTTTGGGATGTCCCGTCAGCAAGATGATGGTGTCTACTCTGCAGAGGGCGGCCTTAGACAGATTCCTGTCAAATGGACGGCTCCTGAAGCTTTGAACTATG GCCGTTATACCACACAGAGTGACGTCTGGAGCTTTGGGATCTTACTGTGGGAAACTTTCTCTATGGGAATGACGCCCTACACAAGCATGACCAACCAACAGACACGAGAAGAGGtggaaaaag GATACCGCATGTCTGCTCCTCATGGCTGCCCAGTGGAAATCTCCAGGATCATGAGCAGCTGCTGGCAGTACGACCCCAGAAACAGACCATCTTTCAAGAAACTTCGTGCTGAGCTCAATGCCATATACAGAAAAATTACCAGATGA
- the fes gene encoding tyrosine-protein kinase Fes/Fps isoform X4, translating to MGFGEDLQSPQAHAAVMRLLDSELHLMEAMKKWMGQRAKSEREFSVQLHHMTALVEKMDKPQSSAGVDYISQLNKSWGVLVSQTESLSQVMKRRSEDLLDGPISKLTLLIRDKQQLRKTYSEHWNHLRQELNKATHTELEKLKSSYRQAVKDTDQAKRKYQETSKDKDRDKNKERYIKATLKLHELHNEYVLSVRAAQVYHQHHYNQIQPALLSALQTLQQEMVLILKEILQEYFDISTLLHYEVVQIHRELSSALTAIDPDREYESFVHQNRSVGESPACGDFDCSLLEDTEHLKPSEIELNDLTLETIQHKLTAIEEELLNLARSLGSQQTSVEQLELELEEEKEGVKKGQRVYQFSKRHAMEQCRQQVALSQGIKAKLEVQRLILKEKLDQLGSREPPTALKLLDSDTVSLSSCTGNNHNPAPTKQLMDGLLNNLSGLFKPKPEVLPVLTPVQIMDRPLGQQDWYHGAIPRLEVQQLLRNDGDFLVRKSQEKQGYVLSVQWDGSCKHFLIQSTDNLYRLDGEGFHSITLLIHHLQSSGQPITKKSEVVLKKPILKDKWVLEHDDIILGPLIGRGNFGEVYRGNLRSDNTPVAVKSCKENLAPEHKSKFLMEARILKQYDHPNIVKLIGVCTQKQPIYIIMELIQGGDFLSFLRTEGHSLTPKVLVKMTENVAAGMEYLESKKCIHRDLAARNCLVAERNMVKISDFGMSRQQDDGVYSAEGGLRQIPVKWTAPEALNYGRYTTQSDVWSFGILLWETFSMGMTPYTSMTNQQTREEVEKGYRMSAPHGCPVEISRIMSSCWQYDPRNRPSFKKLRAELNAIYRKITR from the exons ATGGGTTTTGGGGAGGACCTGCAGTCTCCACAGGCGCATGCAGCAGTTATGCGGCTGCTGGACTCAGAGCTTCATCTGATGGAGGCCATGAAGAAGTGGATGGGTCAGCGAGCAAAGAGTGAGCGGGAATTTTCAGTGCAGCTACACCACATGACTGCTTTGGTGGAGAAGATGGACAAACCTCAAAGCAGTGCAGGAGTAGATTACATCAGTCAGCTGAACAAG TCCTGGGGAGTGCTGGTATCGCAGACAGAGTCCCTGAGTCAGGTGATGAAGAGGCGCTCTGAAGATCTGCTGGATGGTCCAATCAGCAAACTGACGCTGCTCATCAGAGACAAACAGCAGCTCCGCAAAACATACTCAGAGCACTGGAACCATCTGAGACAGGAACTCAACAAG GCAACTCACACAGAGTTGGAGAAGCTGAAGAGTAGCTACAGGCAGGCAGTGAAAGATACAGATCAGGCCAAGAGGAAGTACCAGGAGACCAGTAAAG ataAAGATAGAGACAAGAATAAAGAGCGTTACATAAAGGCTACACTGAAGCTCCATGAGCTCCATAATGAGTATGTCCTGTCTGTGCGAGCTGCTCAAGTTTATCATCAGCACCACTACAATCAGATCCAGCCTGCCTTGCTCAGCGCCCTGCAGACTCTGCAGCAGGAGATGGTGCTTATACT AAAGGAGATCCTGCAGGAGTACTTTGACATCTCAACCCTCCTACATTATGAAGTAGTGCAAATCCACAGGGAGTTGTCGTCAGCTCTAACAGCCATCGATCCTGACAGAGAATATGAGAGCTTTGTCCACCAGAACAG GTCAGTGGGAGAGAGTCCAGCTTGTGGAGATTTTGATTGTAGTCTCCTGGAGGACACTGAGCATCTAAAGCCCTCAGAAATTGAACTGAATGACCTCACGCtcgagacaatccagcacaa ACTGACTGCAATTGAGGAAGAGCTACTGAACCTTGCACGTTCCCTGGGCTCTCAGCAGACTTCGGTCGAGCAGCTGGAGCTAGAgctggaggaagagaaggaaggGGTCAAAAAGGGCCAGAG gGTCTACCAGTTCAGCAAGAGACATGCAATGGAGCAGTGCAGACAGCAGGTTGCTCTGTCTCAGGGCATAAAAGCCAAGCTTGAGGTTCAGAGACTCATTCTGAAGGAGAAACTGGACCAGCTGGGGTCCAGAGAACCTCCCACTGCTCTAAAACTCTTGGACTCAGACACTGTTTCACTTTCATCTTGTACAGGAAAT AATCACAATCCTGCTCCAACCAAACAGCTCATGGACGGGCTTCTTAACAACCTGAGTGGCCTGTTTAAACCCAAACCTGAG GTTCTTCCTGTTCTCACCCCTGTGCAAATCATGGACCGTCCTCTGGGGCAGCAAGACTGGTACCACGGAGCCATTCCCAGACTGGAAGTCCAGCAGCTACTAAGAAATGATGGAGACTTTTTGGTGAGGAAGAGTCAAGAGAAACAGGGTTATGTGCTCTCTGTACAATGGGATGGATCCTGCAAACATTTCCTCATCCAGAGCACAGAT AATTTGTACCGTCTGGATGGAGAAGGCTTCCACAGCATCACGCTGCTGATCCATCATCTACAGTCGTCAGGACAACCTATCACCAAGAAGTCAGAGGTTGTTCTAAAGAAACCTATACTGAAG GACAAATGGGTCCTGGAACATGACGACATTATCCTGGGACCTCTCATTGGACGG GGTAACTTTGGAGAGGTGTACAGGGGTAATTTACGCTCTGATAACACGCCTGTAGCTGTAAAATCCTGTAAAGAAAACTTGGCCCCGGAGCACAAGAGTAAGTTCCTGATGGAAGCCAG GATCCTGAAGCAGTATGATCATCCTAACATTGTAAAGCTGATTGGAGTGtgcacacagaaacagcccattTACATCATCATGGAGTTAATTCAAG GTGGtgattttctctccttcttgCGCACCGAGGGTCACAGTCTGACACCCAAGGTGTTGgtcaaaatgactgaaaatgtaGCAGCGGGCATGGAGTACTTGGAGAGCAAGAAGTGTATCCACAG GGACCTTGCAGCAAGAAACTGTTTGGTTGCAGAGCGCAATATGGTGAAGATCAGTGACTTTGGGATGTCCCGTCAGCAAGATGATGGTGTCTACTCTGCAGAGGGCGGCCTTAGACAGATTCCTGTCAAATGGACGGCTCCTGAAGCTTTGAACTATG GCCGTTATACCACACAGAGTGACGTCTGGAGCTTTGGGATCTTACTGTGGGAAACTTTCTCTATGGGAATGACGCCCTACACAAGCATGACCAACCAACAGACACGAGAAGAGGtggaaaaag GATACCGCATGTCTGCTCCTCATGGCTGCCCAGTGGAAATCTCCAGGATCATGAGCAGCTGCTGGCAGTACGACCCCAGAAACAGACCATCTTTCAAGAAACTTCGTGCTGAGCTCAATGCCATATACAGAAAAATTACCAGATGA